A region from the Thermococcus sp. Bubb.Bath genome encodes:
- a CDS encoding TCP-1/cpn60 chaperonin family protein — EAELVEERKVAGENMIFVEGCKNPKAVTILIRGGTEHVVDEVERALEDAVKVVKDIVEDGKIVAAGGAPEIELAIKLDEYAKEVGGKEALAIENFAEALKIIPRTLAENAGLDPIETLVKVIAAHKEKGPTVGVDVFEGEPADMMERGVIAPVRVTKQAVKSASEAAIMILRIDDVIAASKLEKDKEGGKGGSEDFGSDLD; from the coding sequence GTGAGGCCGAGCTCGTCGAGGAGAGGAAGGTCGCCGGCGAGAACATGATTTTCGTTGAGGGCTGCAAGAACCCGAAGGCCGTGACCATACTCATCAGGGGCGGCACCGAGCATGTCGTTGACGAGGTCGAGAGGGCCCTTGAGGATGCCGTCAAGGTCGTCAAGGACATCGTCGAGGACGGCAAGATTGTCGCTGCAGGTGGTGCTCCGGAGATTGAGCTGGCCATCAAGCTAGATGAGTACGCCAAGGAGGTCGGCGGCAAGGAGGCCCTGGCAATAGAGAACTTCGCTGAAGCCCTCAAGATAATCCCGAGGACACTGGCAGAGAACGCCGGCCTCGACCCGATCGAGACCCTCGTGAAGGTCATCGCCGCTCACAAGGAGAAGGGACCGACTGTCGGTGTCGACGTTTTCGAGGGCGAGCCGGCAGACATGATGGAGCGCGGCGTCATCGCCCCGGTCAGGGTCACCAAGCAGGCCGTCAAGAGCGCCAGCGAGGCGGCTATAATGATACTCCGCATCGACGACGTCATAGCAGCGAGCAAGCTCGAGAAGGACAAGGAAGGCGGCAAGGGCGGCAGTGAGGACTTCGGAAGCGACCTTGATTGA
- a CDS encoding ABC transporter ATP-binding protein produces the protein MLPIKAENLSKSFGPKRALDDVSFSIEGPGIVGIIGPNGAGKTTLIRILTGLLKPDYGKVELFGREPGKAREFFALLPQDVRAHFYTLTPRDYVYHYLRMRGLSKEEAREKADEATETFGINYADELFSTLSGGMVRRALLAMVLSAKVPLYFLDEPTVGLDVQNRLRLWETLRERAEKATIILTSHYINEISSVCDRVLLLKAGKIVADGKPEEIAREYLSGFTSKVVAFGEVSLGDFALRRAGRNVYIYARSKVEEREIIERLEELGIPFRREGVTIEDVFLVGGIGDSAD, from the coding sequence ATGCTCCCGATCAAAGCGGAGAACCTCTCAAAATCCTTCGGCCCAAAGCGCGCCCTCGATGACGTTTCCTTTTCCATAGAAGGGCCGGGGATAGTGGGAATAATCGGCCCAAACGGCGCTGGAAAGACAACCCTGATTAGAATCCTCACGGGGCTTTTGAAGCCGGACTATGGGAAGGTTGAGCTCTTTGGGAGAGAACCTGGGAAAGCCAGGGAGTTCTTCGCTCTCCTGCCCCAAGATGTTAGGGCCCACTTCTACACGCTCACGCCGAGGGATTACGTCTACCACTACCTCAGGATGCGCGGTCTCTCAAAGGAAGAGGCAAGGGAGAAGGCCGATGAAGCAACGGAAACCTTCGGGATAAACTACGCGGATGAGCTCTTTTCTACCCTTTCCGGAGGGATGGTTAGGAGGGCCCTTCTGGCTATGGTTCTCTCCGCCAAGGTTCCCCTGTACTTCCTCGACGAGCCTACGGTTGGCCTCGACGTCCAGAACAGGCTCAGGCTGTGGGAAACCCTTCGCGAGAGGGCTGAGAAAGCTACCATAATCCTCACGAGCCACTACATAAACGAGATATCGAGCGTCTGTGATAGAGTGCTCCTCCTCAAAGCGGGAAAAATAGTCGCCGACGGCAAACCGGAGGAGATAGCGAGGGAATATCTCAGTGGGTTTACCTCAAAGGTCGTCGCCTTCGGGGAGGTCTCCCTTGGGGACTTTGCCCTGAGAAGGGCCGGGAGGAATGTCTACATCTACGCGCGCTCCAAAGTGGAGGAGAGGGAAATAATTGAGAGGCTTGAGGAGCTCGGTATTCCCTTCAGGAGAGAGGGGGTAACGATAGAGGACGTCTTCCTGGTGGGTGGTATCGGTGATAGCGCTGATTGA